The following proteins come from a genomic window of Sphaerisporangium rubeum:
- a CDS encoding SDR family NAD(P)-dependent oxidoreductase, whose amino-acid sequence MAGGNDVFDMTGRVALITGGAGGIARAVSEVLGARGAAIALVDVREPDLDAAVAELTARGVRAFGAVADITDEQAVEDLVDRASEALGTVDMLVNNAAIGVHTAPEHLAAGDWRRVLDVDLTGGFLVARAVGRRLIEHGRGGAVVNLSSIAGSSALGRGNFAYSVAKGGVNQLTRELAVEWAPCGIRVNAIQPCQVNTALFRTLVDTPGPEGPELLAHMLRGIPLGRLAEPADIAHAVLFLLSDASAMVTGAILPVDGGNLSLNAGGSLRAIS is encoded by the coding sequence ATGGCCGGTGGCAACGACGTTTTCGACATGACGGGAAGGGTCGCGCTGATCACCGGCGGCGCCGGGGGGATCGCACGCGCGGTGAGCGAAGTCCTCGGCGCGCGTGGCGCGGCCATCGCACTGGTCGACGTACGCGAACCCGACCTCGACGCGGCGGTCGCCGAGCTCACCGCGCGCGGTGTGCGGGCCTTCGGCGCGGTCGCCGACATCACCGACGAGCAGGCCGTCGAGGACCTGGTGGACCGCGCGTCCGAGGCGCTCGGCACGGTGGACATGCTCGTCAACAACGCCGCCATCGGTGTGCACACCGCGCCTGAGCACCTGGCGGCCGGCGACTGGCGCAGAGTGCTCGATGTGGACCTCACCGGCGGTTTCCTCGTCGCGCGCGCCGTCGGCCGGCGGCTCATCGAGCACGGCAGAGGCGGCGCCGTCGTCAACCTCAGCTCGATCGCCGGCAGCTCGGCGCTCGGCCGCGGCAACTTCGCCTACAGCGTCGCCAAAGGCGGGGTGAACCAGCTCACCCGTGAGCTGGCCGTCGAATGGGCCCCGTGCGGCATCAGGGTGAACGCGATCCAGCCGTGCCAGGTCAACACCGCGCTCTTCCGCACGCTCGTCGACACACCGGGCCCCGAGGGCCCCGAACTGCTCGCGCACATGCTGCGCGGCATCCCGCTCGGCCGGCTCGCCGAACCCGCCGACATCGCGCACGCCGTGCTGTTCCTGCTGTCGGACGCCTCAGCCATGGTGACCGGCGCGATCCTGCCGGTGGACGGCGGAAACCTGAGCCTGAACGCCGGAGGAAGCCTGAGAGCGATCTCCTGA
- a CDS encoding NAD(P)-dependent oxidoreductase, whose protein sequence is MRIAVARGALAVLDELADRLRGEVDFVTGPADTPGEIAELTAGADALVVTLHRLDDPCFAAMADSVRVVGRAGVGLDTIDLDAARAHGVAVVYQPAYAVGEVATHAVAMLLALQRRLSQSDAVVRGAGWGGGAEIGPIFSLGDASVAVLGCGRIGRAAVERLVPFVGEVRVFDPLVTEPIPGARLVADLGELLDDADALSLHVPLTPQTRHIIGRREIRRMRQGALIVNVSRGGLIDEDELALALADGHLAGAGLDVFETEPLPQSSPLRTAPNMLLSPHNAWNSTSAARRLSEWTVADVIAYIATHEVNHGRLAVEPAVRVTSVPE, encoded by the coding sequence ATGAGGATCGCGGTGGCGCGTGGCGCGCTCGCCGTACTCGACGAGCTCGCGGACCGGCTGCGTGGCGAGGTCGACTTCGTCACCGGGCCCGCCGACACCCCTGGCGAGATCGCCGAACTGACGGCGGGGGCCGACGCGCTGGTGGTGACCCTGCACCGGCTCGACGACCCGTGTTTCGCCGCGATGGCGGACTCGGTGCGCGTCGTCGGCCGGGCCGGCGTCGGCCTCGACACGATCGACCTGGACGCCGCGCGCGCGCACGGCGTGGCCGTGGTGTACCAGCCGGCGTACGCCGTCGGCGAAGTGGCGACGCACGCCGTGGCGATGCTGCTGGCACTGCAACGCAGGCTCAGCCAGTCGGACGCCGTCGTACGCGGCGCCGGATGGGGTGGCGGCGCCGAGATCGGGCCGATCTTCTCGCTCGGCGACGCGTCGGTCGCGGTGCTCGGCTGCGGCAGGATCGGCCGCGCCGCCGTCGAGCGGCTCGTGCCGTTCGTCGGCGAGGTCCGGGTCTTCGACCCGCTGGTGACCGAGCCGATCCCCGGTGCGCGCCTCGTCGCCGACCTCGGCGAACTGCTCGACGACGCCGACGCGCTCTCCCTGCACGTCCCGCTCACCCCGCAGACCCGGCACATCATCGGCCGGCGGGAGATCCGCCGCATGCGCCAAGGCGCGCTCATCGTCAACGTGTCGCGCGGCGGCCTCATCGACGAGGACGAACTCGCGCTCGCGCTCGCCGACGGCCACCTCGCAGGCGCCGGTCTCGACGTCTTCGAGACCGAACCGCTGCCGCAGTCGTCCCCGCTGCGCACCGCACCCAACATGCTGCTGTCCCCGCACAACGCGTGGAACTCCACCAGCGCCGCGCGGCGGCTCAGCGAGTGGACCGTCGCCGACGTCATCGCCTACATCGCCACGCACGAGGTGAACCACGGCCGTCTCGCCGTCGAGCCCGCGGTGCGCGTCACGTCCGTCCCCGAATAG
- a CDS encoding MFS transporter, producing MSDDRQPADGSREGRRFTAYLATAALGRTGVEAMTPALLLAALTLGRPPLDGVLLVAAATASAALGGPFAGAVLDQVRRPALAYAGVLCLTCGGLALLGRLMTFAPLPPLMAVAAVIGIGHPMLSGALTAQLARILPAWRLPRALSLDVAVFSVAGMAGPALAGLGVTFTAEGQLLLVGAPFALALLPLGGMRLPRRAAGRGAGWPAIGSGLRAMVADRVLREVTVLTSFTAFAQAGLVVAAPLLSVALTGGLRWTGVLLVTLAAGNLVVSVVTARWPLRGRPEVVVRASAVAYAALLCLLGLVKGPPLTLVVMFLAGTVTAPLFTGLFRTRFERSPLHVQSGVFGTGAGLRSFSFACGAATLGVVAQYGVVWCLLAAGLAQLAGLALGLLTHAPWRPAPPPREPGVAQDEAPVPGPAGAL from the coding sequence ATGAGCGACGACCGACAGCCGGCCGACGGGTCACGTGAGGGACGGCGGTTCACCGCCTACCTCGCCACAGCCGCACTCGGCCGCACCGGCGTCGAGGCGATGACCCCCGCGCTGCTGCTCGCGGCGCTCACCCTCGGCCGTCCACCCCTGGACGGCGTGCTGCTCGTGGCGGCGGCGACCGCGTCCGCCGCGCTCGGCGGGCCGTTCGCCGGCGCCGTGCTCGACCAGGTGCGGCGACCGGCCCTGGCGTACGCGGGGGTGCTCTGCCTGACGTGCGGCGGCCTCGCGCTGCTGGGCCGGTTGATGACGTTCGCGCCGCTGCCGCCGCTCATGGCGGTCGCGGCGGTCATCGGCATCGGTCACCCCATGCTGAGCGGCGCGCTCACCGCGCAGCTCGCACGCATCCTCCCCGCGTGGCGCCTGCCGCGCGCGCTGTCGCTCGACGTGGCCGTGTTCAGCGTCGCCGGCATGGCGGGTCCCGCGCTCGCGGGCCTCGGCGTCACGTTCACCGCGGAGGGGCAACTGCTGCTGGTGGGTGCGCCGTTCGCGCTCGCGCTGCTGCCGCTCGGCGGCATGCGGCTGCCGAGGCGAGCGGCGGGTCGCGGCGCGGGGTGGCCCGCGATCGGCTCGGGACTGCGCGCCATGGTCGCCGACCGGGTGCTGCGCGAGGTGACGGTGCTGACGTCGTTCACCGCCTTCGCGCAGGCCGGGCTCGTCGTCGCGGCGCCGCTGCTGTCGGTGGCACTGACCGGCGGCCTGCGGTGGACCGGTGTGCTGCTGGTGACGCTCGCCGCGGGCAACCTGGTCGTGTCGGTGGTGACGGCCCGCTGGCCGCTGCGGGGCCGGCCCGAGGTCGTGGTCCGCGCCTCGGCCGTGGCGTACGCGGCGCTGCTGTGCCTGCTCGGCCTGGTGAAAGGCCCCCCGCTGACGCTCGTGGTGATGTTCCTCGCGGGGACCGTGACCGCGCCGCTGTTCACCGGGCTGTTCCGCACCCGGTTCGAACGGTCGCCGCTCCACGTGCAGTCGGGGGTGTTCGGCACCGGCGCCGGGCTGCGCAGCTTCTCGTTCGCCTGCGGGGCCGCCACGCTCGGGGTGGTCGCGCAGTACGGCGTGGTCTGGTGCCTGCTCGCGGCCGGCCTGGCGCAGCTCGCCGGCCTCGCGCTCGGCTTACTCACCCATGCGCCGTGGCGGCCCGCGCCGCCTCCCCGCGAACCCGGTGTGGCGCAGGACGAAGCACCGGTGCCGGGCCCCGCAGGGGCTCTGTGA
- a CDS encoding MBL fold metallo-hydrolase: MTGQETTVTATSVWPDIRDTAVPEGTVGIWWLYQAGFVIKSPGGTTVAIDPYLSESVVASYGISRGVPAPLTAEESEFDIVLATHPHDDHLDPDCVTAFAAHPGTAFGGPPSAVKIARGGGFPHDRTHALRRGDTVGVGDVTIEAVMARHMFEQEPTPDAVGYIITAGGWRIYHSGDTEYDARIVDDTEDRVDISLICINGTAGNMDADEAALLAFRQRPRLAVPMHFGLWHDEDYGPGATLDPRRFVDIYHRLAPDADVAIPRIDAPIVFPRG, from the coding sequence GTGACAGGCCAGGAAACCACGGTGACCGCGACGTCCGTGTGGCCGGACATCAGGGACACGGCGGTCCCCGAGGGGACCGTCGGCATCTGGTGGCTCTACCAGGCGGGTTTCGTCATCAAGAGCCCCGGCGGCACGACGGTCGCCATCGACCCCTACCTGTCGGAGTCGGTGGTGGCGTCGTACGGCATCTCGCGCGGCGTCCCGGCGCCGCTGACGGCCGAGGAGTCGGAGTTCGACATCGTGCTCGCCACCCACCCGCACGACGACCACCTCGACCCCGACTGCGTGACGGCGTTCGCGGCGCACCCCGGTACGGCGTTCGGCGGGCCGCCGTCCGCCGTGAAGATCGCACGCGGCGGCGGCTTCCCGCACGACAGGACGCACGCGCTGCGGCGCGGCGACACCGTCGGCGTCGGCGACGTGACGATCGAGGCCGTCATGGCGCGGCACATGTTCGAACAGGAGCCCACGCCGGACGCCGTCGGCTACATCATCACCGCGGGTGGATGGCGGATCTACCACTCCGGCGACACCGAGTACGACGCGCGGATCGTCGACGACACCGAGGACCGGGTCGACATCTCGCTGATCTGCATCAACGGGACCGCCGGGAACATGGACGCCGACGAGGCGGCGCTGCTCGCGTTCCGCCAGCGGCCGAGGCTCGCGGTGCCGATGCACTTCGGGTTGTGGCACGACGAGGACTACGGCCCCGGCGCGACCCTCGACCCGCGGCGGTTCGTCGACATCTACCACCGGCTCGCGCCGGACGCCGACGTCGCGATCCCGCGCATCGACGCACCCATTGTGTTCCCCCGTGGATAG
- a CDS encoding carbohydrate ABC transporter permease, with protein sequence MTTTSAPAGDRFQLARLRVAGRYLFITVVCLVVLFPIYWMVLTAIQSPASTLHYPPSLWPTELDLSGFAKVFQDLPIGGWLVNSTLLSLAATVVTTLLATIGAYALSALRWPGRALFGVLLMTTQMMPEAIVIIPIYQLYSRADMVNSLLALSLLHAAFVLPIGVWILRSAMSGVPREIREAALIDGCSHIGVLRRIMVPLTSPAIVAVAVVAFFASWGEYLFATTMITSPERYPAAVGLATLIGQLDTQVDVLLAGGLIYALPPVVLYMLIQRFIISGLTAGGVKG encoded by the coding sequence GGACGCTACCTGTTCATCACCGTGGTGTGCCTGGTCGTGCTGTTCCCGATCTACTGGATGGTGCTGACCGCGATCCAGTCGCCGGCCTCCACGCTGCACTACCCGCCGAGCCTGTGGCCGACCGAGCTGGACCTGTCGGGGTTCGCGAAGGTCTTCCAGGACCTGCCGATCGGCGGCTGGCTGGTCAACTCGACGCTGCTGTCGCTGGCGGCGACCGTCGTGACCACGCTGCTCGCGACGATCGGCGCGTACGCGCTGTCGGCGCTGCGCTGGCCCGGCCGCGCGCTGTTCGGTGTGCTGCTGATGACCACGCAGATGATGCCGGAGGCGATCGTCATCATCCCGATCTACCAGCTGTACAGCCGGGCCGACATGGTGAACAGCCTGCTCGCGCTGTCGCTGCTGCACGCGGCGTTCGTGCTGCCGATCGGCGTGTGGATCCTGCGGTCCGCCATGTCGGGGGTGCCGCGCGAGATCCGCGAGGCGGCGCTCATCGACGGGTGCAGCCACATCGGCGTGCTGCGCCGCATCATGGTGCCGCTCACGTCGCCGGCGATTGTCGCGGTCGCGGTCGTGGCGTTCTTCGCGAGCTGGGGTGAGTACCTGTTCGCCACCACCATGATCACCAGTCCGGAGCGCTACCCGGCGGCGGTCGGCCTCGCGACCCTGATCGGCCAGCTCGACACGCAGGTCGACGTGCTGCTCGCCGGCGGCCTGATCTACGCGCTTCCCCCGGTCGTGCTCTACATGCTGATCCAGCGCTTCATCATCTCCGGCCTCACCGCCGGCGGCGTCAAGGGCTGA